CATAACTTTTCCCTAGTTGTTAATAAACCTCCTTGAGCTTCACTATACTCCATTTTCTCGATTATTTTTTCGGTATAACTTTCCCATAATGGAAACGAAACAGCTCCAATAAATAAGATTAGAATTAATACTTTAAAATATCTGGTTAAATTATTTTGGTTTTCTTTATAAAAAAAATACAACACACCCAAAATTCCCGCAAATAAAGCAACTCTAGATCCTGCTGTTACGCAAGCTATGAAACTAGATAAAGCAAATAAATACCATACTATTTTTTGGGGTTTAACAATTGTCTTATTGCCATAAAACACACAAGTTATCATACTTATTGCAGCCATAGGACTTAAAAACATAGAATGATTAAACAGACCTGTAAAACCACCACGACCTAAATAAACTAAGGAAGAATTAGCTAATAATCCTAGAAAGGAAATAAGCACCATTACAACAATTAAATTATTTAAATATTTAAATAGCAATTGCCTAAATGTAACTAAAGTAGGTGTTTTAATTAATGGTCCTATCAACCCAATAATAATTACAAAAGCAGCTAAACGCTCAAAAGGTTTATAAAAATAAGGGATATCATTTACTAAAACAGAACAATAACATGCCAAGATAAAAAACACCATTGACCAATTAACCTGTGGTCTTATAGTGCTTATTAATAATACTACAAGAGCTAAAATAAACACTGCATAATATGCATTACCCAACCCTAAGCTAATAGCAGTATTATTAGCCAAGACAGTCAAACTAACTAAAACTGCAATAAGATTTATATATGTTTTAGTTTTAAACATTATCTTTTAAAATCTTAATTACTTTAGCAGGAACACCTCCAACCATAGTATTCTCTGGAACATCTTTATTTACTACAGCTCCAGCAGCAATATAAACCCTTGGTGCAATATCTACATTTTCACCAATACTTATGTTTGAAGTTGATACCATTAAAACTTCTGGTCCAATCCATGTATCTGAACCAATACTAATATTACCAACACCTAAAAATCTAGCTGAAGAACATATTTTAATATTTTCTTTTAACTGCAAACCATAAATTTGGTATAAGCGGTTTTT
The genomic region above belongs to Olleya sp. Hel_I_94 and contains:
- a CDS encoding acyltransferase codes for the protein MRSLINYIITLIIKVLPETRLFKFKNRLYQIYGLQLKENIKICSSARFLGVGNISIGSDTWIGPEVLMVSTSNISIGENVDIAPRVYIAAGAVVNKDVPENTMVGGVPAKVIKILKDNV
- a CDS encoding O-antigen ligase family protein gives rise to the protein MFKTKTYINLIAVLVSLTVLANNTAISLGLGNAYYAVFILALVVLLISTIRPQVNWSMVFFILACYCSVLVNDIPYFYKPFERLAAFVIIIGLIGPLIKTPTLVTFRQLLFKYLNNLIVVMVLISFLGLLANSSLVYLGRGGFTGLFNHSMFLSPMAAISMITCVFYGNKTIVKPQKIVWYLFALSSFIACVTAGSRVALFAGILGVLYFFYKENQNNLTRYFKVLILILFIGAVSFPLWESYTEKIIEKMEYSEAQGGLLTTREKLWERRLDEFKSLPVFGIGYANDSSQTENDLIIGEGQIEPGTTWLVILAMTGLFGMITFLIMFFKTVASIKAKHSFVHYNKALLLFFVVHLMAEGYGLSAGSGLFFYFWLLLGVMYQIPNLSFKKKHPVL